One genomic region from Patescibacteria group bacterium encodes:
- the priA gene encoding primosomal protein N', with protein MIAEIIPAIKLPRNFTYFDYLVPEELKSSLRVGQIVQIPFRGQKIEGLVYNIKKGSESKFKKLKAIIKIPINPPVFDREDIELIKWLANYYFISWGLSAKQFIPDFPKRKSQSQEIITSNLSINFEVKPRPRGLGYFQYKNQDEKHSFYLDTVRKNQGQNRQTLFLSPTISGAIELNNFFIQHFKGQTSLLLNNLSKGSFYTEWLNILNNKKSIIIGTRSAIFSPLKNIGAIVLDEEFSDDFKQEEPNPRYDARSLAIQINKLKNISVIFSSPLPRLEMYPQIKSGKIKILSSTEIKYDNLKIIDLNEEIRAGNYSLLSDFLEEKIAGVLKNKKQTLLFLNRRGGATYIYCGDCSYVFSCGECQLPLAEYGKILRCRHCNKEFPFPLACPACSGTNLKFSGKGTQKVEFFIKNKFPDAISLRLDADVDKKDLDQKILAKADIIIGTNFIWQRLDWSKIGLVGVLNFDNFINHQDFRTREKQGHFLANLKTHFDGPLVIQTHSLDNPVFQYLKNGDWQEFFNKELEIRNSFSYPPYSHLIKLIYQDSNDKKAERESAKIYKLLASKIKGLAGVELIPPIQYYGLKIRGKYRWNLVLKVRQDSWNKIYEILKVVPANWLIDIDPSNLL; from the coding sequence ATGATTGCCGAAATTATACCGGCAATAAAATTGCCGAGAAATTTTACCTACTTTGACTATTTGGTTCCCGAGGAGCTGAAGAGTAGTCTGCGCGTGGGGCAGATAGTTCAAATACCTTTCCGTGGCCAAAAAATTGAAGGGCTGGTTTATAATATAAAAAAAGGCAGTGAATCAAAATTTAAAAAATTGAAAGCCATAATAAAAATACCTATCAACCCGCCGGTTTTTGATAGAGAGGATATTGAGCTAATAAAATGGCTGGCTAATTATTATTTCATTTCTTGGGGGCTGTCCGCCAAACAATTTATCCCCGATTTTCCCAAAAGAAAATCCCAGTCCCAAGAAATAATCACTTCTAATCTTTCAATTAATTTTGAGGTCAAGCCACGGCCAAGGGGATTGGGTTATTTTCAATATAAAAATCAGGACGAAAAACACTCTTTTTATTTAGACACGGTTCGAAAAAATCAGGGGCAAAATAGGCAAACATTGTTTTTATCGCCAACTATCAGTGGGGCGATAGAATTGAATAATTTTTTTATTCAGCATTTTAAAGGACAAACATCTCTGTTATTAAATAATTTATCAAAAGGTTCTTTTTATACCGAGTGGCTCAATATCTTAAATAACAAAAAAAGTATCATTATTGGAACTCGCAGCGCTATCTTTTCTCCCTTGAAAAATATTGGGGCGATTGTTTTGGACGAAGAATTCAGTGATGATTTTAAACAAGAAGAGCCAAACCCGCGTTACGACGCTCGCAGTTTGGCTATACAAATAAACAAACTTAAAAATATTTCGGTTATTTTTTCCAGTCCCCTACCCCGGCTGGAAATGTACCCACAAATAAAATCCGGTAAGATAAAAATTTTAAGCAGTACGGAAATAAAATATGACAATTTAAAAATCATAGATTTAAACGAAGAAATTCGAGCCGGTAATTATTCGTTACTAAGCGATTTCCTGGAGGAAAAAATTGCCGGTGTTTTAAAAAATAAAAAACAGACACTACTATTTTTAAATCGCCGCGGTGGCGCCACGTACATTTATTGCGGTGATTGTTCCTATGTTTTTTCATGCGGAGAATGCCAATTACCCTTGGCAGAGTACGGAAAAATTCTACGTTGCCGGCATTGTAATAAAGAGTTTCCTTTTCCGCTTGCCTGCCCCGCCTGTTCCGGGACTAATCTAAAATTTTCCGGCAAAGGCACACAAAAAGTAGAATTTTTTATAAAAAATAAATTTCCCGACGCGATTTCTTTAAGATTGGATGCTGATGTTGATAAAAAGGATTTAGATCAAAAAATACTCGCCAAGGCCGATATTATTATTGGCACAAACTTTATTTGGCAACGTTTAGATTGGAGTAAAATCGGGCTTGTCGGTGTGCTTAATTTTGATAATTTTATAAACCATCAAGATTTCAGGACCAGAGAAAAGCAAGGCCATTTTTTAGCCAATTTAAAAACGCATTTTGATGGGCCACTTGTTATCCAGACACACTCCCTGGATAATCCAGTTTTTCAATATTTAAAGAATGGAGATTGGCAGGAATTTTTTAACAAAGAGCTGGAAATTAGGAACTCTTTTTCTTATCCCCCATATTCGCATCTGATTAAACTTATTTATCAAGATAGTAATGATAAAAAAGCCGAAAGAGAGTCAGCGAAAATTTATAAACTATTAGCAAGTAAAATCAAAGGATTAGCTGGAGTAGAATTAATTCCCCCGATCCAGTATTATGGTTTAAAAATACGCGGAAAATATCGCTGGAATTTAGTGCTTAAAGTCCGCCAGGATTCTTGGAATAAAATTTATGAAATTTTGAAAGTCGTGCCGGCAAACTGGTTAATTGATATAGACCCGAGTAATCTTCTTTAG
- the def gene encoding peptide deformylase, with the protein MAKKLPIEKGEKNKILRRKSVELATEKITSSEIKELIGDIIKTMKEEKGVGLAAPQIGENIRLFCVDTKEKPLIFINPRITKKSLGKEIADEGCLSLPGVWGPVKRSKSVEVSFYNEQGIKIKIKASGLLARVIQHEYDHLDGILFIDRLKK; encoded by the coding sequence ATGGCTAAAAAATTGCCCATAGAAAAGGGTGAAAAAAATAAAATATTGCGCAGAAAGTCGGTGGAGTTAGCCACCGAAAAAATTACCTCTTCAGAAATCAAGGAGTTGATTGGCGATATAATAAAGACGATGAAAGAAGAAAAAGGTGTTGGTTTAGCTGCTCCACAAATCGGAGAAAATATCCGTTTGTTTTGTGTTGATACCAAAGAAAAACCTTTGATTTTTATTAACCCTCGTATAACAAAAAAATCTCTCGGGAAAGAAATAGCCGACGAGGGATGTTTGTCATTGCCAGGAGTATGGGGTCCAGTAAAGAGAAGTAAAAGCGTAGAAGTGTCTTTTTATAACGAGCAGGGTATAAAAATAAAAATTAAAGCGAGCGGTCTGCTTGCCCGGGTGATTCAACATGAGTATGACCATTTAGACGGTATTTTATTTATTGACAGATTGAAAAAATAA
- the fmt gene encoding methionyl-tRNA formyltransferase, which translates to MGTSEFAVPILEKLIKNYQIIGVFTQSDKPLGRNKELAKSPVKELALKNNLTIFQPQNLKEQNALNQIKELSPDLIVVVAYGKIIPQNIIKIPKYGVINIHGSLLPEYRGASPIQTAILNGGEKTGVTIMLIDEKMDHGPVLAKQELGITNNDTTETLSKKLSVLGADLLIKILPDYLSGKMKPTEQNHEQATFTKITTREDGQIDWFKSAEEIERQWRAFTPWPGIFTFWDGKRLKLNAIRILNTDNNPAQDIGKVFLIDDDNMGIYCGKGSLILEKLQLEGKKELTGQEFRRGYKNIIGAELG; encoded by the coding sequence ATGGGCACTTCCGAATTCGCAGTGCCTATTTTAGAAAAACTGATAAAAAATTATCAGATTATTGGCGTATTTACCCAGTCGGATAAACCACTTGGAAGAAATAAAGAATTGGCAAAATCCCCCGTTAAAGAATTGGCTTTGAAAAATAATCTAACTATTTTCCAACCGCAAAATTTGAAAGAACAGAATGCGTTAAACCAGATAAAAGAATTAAGCCCCGATTTAATCGTAGTGGTGGCTTATGGGAAAATTATCCCTCAAAATATTATAAAAATTCCTAAATATGGCGTGATTAATATCCACGGCTCTCTTTTGCCAGAATATCGAGGCGCCTCCCCTATTCAAACAGCAATATTGAATGGTGGGGAAAAAACAGGAGTAACTATAATGCTTATTGATGAAAAAATGGACCACGGCCCAGTATTGGCAAAGCAGGAATTAGGAATCACGAATAACGACACAACGGAAACGCTTAGCAAAAAATTGTCTGTTTTAGGAGCTGATTTACTTATTAAGATTTTACCCGATTATTTGTCGGGGAAAATGAAACCTACAGAACAAAATCACGAGCAGGCAACTTTTACAAAAATAACTACTCGCGAAGATGGCCAAATTGATTGGTTTAAATCAGCCGAAGAAATAGAGCGGCAATGGCGCGCTTTTACTCCCTGGCCGGGAATTTTTACTTTTTGGGACGGGAAACGATTAAAATTAAACGCTATTAGGATTTTAAATACGGATAATAACCCGGCGCAAGATATTGGAAAAGTTTTCTTAATCGATGACGATAACATGGGGATTTATTGCGGCAAAGGAAGTTTGATTTTAGAAAAACTACAACTTGAAGGCAAAAAGGAATTAACCGGACAAGAATTCAGGCGAGGATATAAAAATATAATTGGTGCGGAATTAGGATAA
- a CDS encoding cyclic nucleotide-binding domain-containing protein yields MNEQTIKLCEGCYLVKTEIGGVLFGAPPEVVKKILQTPDSPRVRIVVAPSVPYVGGNSQFSFEFILYYHLFNSGGFSRGEKLIIVGTKKQCQQIETILRITLLGPTDEEMKRWGTSKGVAEMLRREMDHFALKRDGKILQIRDLVDFHYFNELGEVVIQEGARGVKIAKLDKNIFLVNDLDVINLNFEGEQIPPFPLPVFYKAVEPSSLGLEVLSASNGFDPENACSGLIAGARGLFYLIDSMPYVAEVVERMGLSLLQIEAVCPTHVHDDHWAASSIHRKDKKLKVITTPEIFGSLCLKISAIWDIDENEVRGYFDFVLLTPTKPVKIPGGCITAHYNAHSIPTIGFTFSIVDSNGEKKSLLIGGDNLSWTGIEELHQKGVISDNRRDRLLEILNATKREDIVMAVYDAGGAPLHGKPVDFASYIESNPEVREKIFLTHSNSSKLPPEIKNHLLRPTQHFNLVPGNSDLFDVISIQDALNQLGVDRSWLSAFLQSGTIQNKPTGTVVIEEGSKADNVYVVLSGIFEVLVGSNSSQKKIALLQAGDIFGEMAFVQRKPRNATVRAVSPVKIFSIPGEIFTEFISHNPETISALQTMWKTRDFLRRVKIFAEVSAQLLAKISSFAEKMVFPEGMIIINEGTTSKDCYVIFEGEVSVEKGGEQIAVLGPRDIVGEIVALELQKERTATIKAISRVTVYKINATQFNQLYLTVPSVRRHLRFILTQRGYSPEA; encoded by the coding sequence ATGAACGAGCAAACAATAAAACTTTGTGAAGGGTGTTATTTGGTTAAAACGGAAATAGGAGGAGTGCTGTTTGGCGCGCCACCCGAGGTGGTAAAAAAAATATTGCAAACACCCGATTCTCCTAGGGTGAGAATTGTCGTTGCCCCCTCCGTCCCTTATGTCGGCGGCAACTCTCAATTCTCCTTTGAATTTATTCTCTATTATCATCTTTTCAATTCCGGCGGATTTTCTAGAGGAGAAAAATTGATAATCGTCGGCACAAAAAAACAGTGCCAACAGATTGAGACGATTTTACGTATTACTCTTTTAGGACCGACTGACGAAGAGATGAAACGTTGGGGAACTTCTAAGGGAGTAGCAGAGATGCTCCGCCGCGAAATGGACCACTTTGCCCTCAAAAGAGATGGTAAAATTCTCCAAATTCGTGATTTAGTGGATTTTCACTATTTTAACGAGTTGGGAGAAGTGGTAATTCAAGAAGGGGCTAGAGGTGTTAAAATCGCTAAACTCGACAAAAACATCTTTTTGGTCAACGACCTCGATGTTATTAATCTCAATTTTGAAGGAGAACAAATTCCTCCGTTTCCCTTGCCAGTTTTCTACAAAGCTGTTGAGCCGTCAAGTCTCGGCTTAGAGGTGCTAAGTGCGTCAAACGGTTTTGACCCCGAGAACGCTTGCAGCGGTCTTATAGCTGGAGCGAGGGGACTTTTCTATCTTATTGATTCTATGCCGTACGTAGCCGAAGTGGTAGAAAGAATGGGATTGAGCTTACTTCAGATAGAAGCCGTCTGTCCGACTCATGTCCATGACGACCACTGGGCCGCATCATCAATTCACCGCAAGGACAAAAAGCTAAAAGTGATTACTACTCCGGAAATTTTCGGCTCACTCTGTCTGAAAATCTCGGCTATCTGGGATATCGACGAAAACGAGGTAAGGGGGTACTTTGACTTTGTCCTCCTTACTCCGACTAAACCGGTAAAAATCCCTGGCGGTTGTATTACCGCTCATTACAACGCGCATAGTATTCCTACTATCGGCTTCACTTTTTCAATAGTGGATAGTAACGGAGAAAAGAAAAGTCTTCTTATCGGCGGAGATAATCTTTCCTGGACCGGCATAGAGGAGCTTCACCAAAAGGGGGTTATTTCGGATAATCGCCGAGATCGCCTCTTGGAAATACTCAATGCCACTAAACGGGAGGACATAGTAATGGCCGTTTATGACGCCGGCGGGGCGCCCCTTCATGGGAAACCCGTAGACTTCGCTTCTTACATCGAAAGTAACCCGGAAGTGAGAGAAAAGATTTTCTTAACCCACAGTAACTCTTCTAAGCTTCCCCCTGAAATCAAAAATCATCTTCTCCGACCTACCCAGCATTTTAATCTGGTACCAGGTAACAGCGACCTATTTGATGTAATAAGCATCCAAGATGCTCTTAATCAACTCGGGGTTGACCGATCCTGGCTTTCTGCTTTTCTACAAAGCGGAACAATCCAAAATAAACCGACTGGAACAGTAGTAATAGAAGAGGGAAGTAAAGCGGACAATGTCTATGTGGTTTTAAGTGGCATATTTGAAGTATTGGTCGGCTCCAATTCTTCTCAAAAGAAAATTGCCCTACTGCAAGCCGGGGATATTTTTGGGGAAATGGCTTTTGTCCAACGAAAACCGCGAAATGCAACCGTTAGAGCCGTTTCGCCAGTGAAAATATTCTCTATTCCCGGAGAAATTTTTACTGAGTTTATAAGTCATAATCCCGAAACAATCTCAGCTCTTCAGACTATGTGGAAAACAAGAGATTTTCTCCGTCGGGTGAAAATTTTCGCTGAGGTTTCAGCTCAACTGCTCGCGAAAATCAGTTCTTTCGCTGAAAAAATGGTCTTTCCCGAGGGAATGATTATCATCAACGAAGGGACAACTTCAAAGGATTGTTATGTCATCTTTGAGGGCGAAGTAAGTGTGGAAAAAGGAGGGGAGCAGATTGCGGTTCTTGGCCCGCGAGATATTGTGGGCGAAATTGTAGCTCTTGAGCTACAGAAAGAAAGAACCGCCACAATTAAAGCGATTAGCAGGGTGACTGTTTATAAAATAAACGCTACCCAGTTTAATCAGCTTTATCTCACTGTCCCCTCTGTCCGTCGTCACCTACGTTTTATCCTCACTCAGCGAGGATATAGCCCCGAGGCATAG